The Leptolyngbya sp. NIES-2104 genome includes a region encoding these proteins:
- a CDS encoding helix-turn-helix transcriptional regulator, whose protein sequence is MRKRRESLGLSRHKIAIAVGVTENTVINWEADKHIPTLPPKQLASLIEALQWEFKDLIEN, encoded by the coding sequence ATGCGAAAGCGTCGTGAATCACTAGGACTTTCGCGACACAAAATAGCTATAGCTGTCGGGGTTACGGAAAACACTGTGATCAATTGGGAGGCGGACAAGCATATTCCAACGTTGCCGCCGAAACAATTAGCATCACTAATTGAAGCGCTCCAGTGGGAATTCAAAGATTTAATTGAGAACTGA